One part of the Alosa alosa isolate M-15738 ecotype Scorff River chromosome 4, AALO_Geno_1.1, whole genome shotgun sequence genome encodes these proteins:
- the mfn2 gene encoding mitofusin-2, whose protein sequence is MSLVFTRPNSNAIGKKDKRLMAEVNASPLKHFVTAKKKINGIFEQLGAYIKESSAFLDETYKNEELDPVTTEEQVAEVRGYLSKVAGIGEVLARRHMKVTFFGRTSNGKSSVINAMLWDKVLPSGIGHTTNCFLRVEGTDGNESFLLTEGSEEKKSVKTVNQLAHALHQDEDLDAGSLVCVMWPKGKCALLRDDLVLVDSPGIDVTTELDSWIDKFCLDADVFVLVANSESTLMQTEKSFFHKVNERLSTPNIFILNNRWDASASEPEYMEEVRRQHMERCTSFLVDELKVVDRAQASDRIFFVSAKEVLQARVQKAQGMPEAGGALAEGFQARMFEFQNFERRFEECISQSAVKTKFEQHTVRAKQISEALRLIMDSVHVAAQEQRSHCLETKEEREDRLEFIDKQLDLLTQDCKSKIKKITDEVEKQVSNAMAEEIRRLYVLVDEFHIDFHPSPVVLKVYKNELHRHIEEGLGRNMSERCTTAITGALQTTQTEMIDGLKPLLPVQVREQVDKLAPRQCFSLCYDLNCDKLCGDFQEDIGFHFSLGWTMLVNRFLGPKNTRRALMGYNDQVPRPLAITPVSSSMPPFPQGSVTQEELMVSMVTGLASLTSRTSMGIIVVGGVIWKAVGWRLIALSVGLYGLLYVYERLTWTTKAKERAFKRQFVDYASEKLQLIVSYTGSNCSHQVQQELASTFAQLCQQVDVTRQNLEDEIQDMNNKIEQLDTLQSKAKLLRNKAGWLDSELNMFTQQYLQQGR, encoded by the exons ATGTCTTTGGTTTTCACCCGACCGAACAGCAACGCTATTGGCAAGAAGGACAAGAGATTAATGGCTGAGGTGAACGCGTCGCCGCTCAAGCACTTTGTGACGGCAAAGAAGAAGATCAATGGCATCTTCGAGCAGCTGGGAGCCTACATCAAAGAGAGCTCCGCCTTCTTGGATG AGACGTACAAAAATGAGGAGCTGGACCCAGTCACTACAGAGGAGCAGGTGGCAGAGGTGCGGGGTTACCTGTCCAAGGTGGCGGGCATCGGGGAGGTGCTGGCCCGCAGGCACATGAAGGTCACCTTCTTTGGCAG gacgaGCAATGGTAAGAGTTCAGTGATAAACGCCATGCTGTGGGATAAGGTGCTCCCCTCGGGGATAGGTCACACCACCAACTGCTTCCTCCGGGTCGAAGGCACTGATGGCAATGAGTCCTTCCTGCTCACAGAGGGTTCCGAGGAGAAGAAGAGTGTCAAG acgGTGAACCAGCTGGCCCATGCGCTGCATCAGGATGAGGATCTGGATGCTGgcagtctggtgtgtgtgatgtggcctAAAGGCAAGTGTGCGCTGCTCAGAGATGACCTGGTGCTGGTGGACAG ccctGGTATTGACGTCACCACTGAGCTTGATAGCTGGATAGACAAGTTCTGCCTGGACGCTGACGTCTTCGTGCTGGTGGCCAACTCCGAGTCCACCCTCATGCAGACC gAAAAGTCCTTTTTCCACAAGGTAAATGAGCGGCTGTCCACCCCCAATATCTTCATCCTCAACAACCGCTGGGATGCCTCCGCGTCTGAACCGGAGTACATGGAGGAG gtgcggaGGCAGCATATGGAGCGCTGCACCAGTTTCCTGGTGGATGAGCTGAAGGTGGTGGACCGGGCTCAGGCCAGCGATCGCATCTTCTTCGTCTCTGCCAAAGAGGTCCTACAGGCCCGAGTGCAGAAAGCACAGGGCATGCCCGAagcag GTGGTGCTCTTGCAGAAGGCTTCCAGGCCCGGATGTTTGAGTTCCAGAACTTTGAAAGGCGCTTTGAG gagtgtatcTCCCAGTCAGCAGTGAAGACTAAGTTTGAGCAGCACACAGTGCGGGCCAAGCAGATCTCCGAGGCCCTGCGGCTCATCATGGACTCTGTGCACGTGGCAGCCCAGGAGCAGAG GAGCCACTGCTTGGAGActaaggaggagagagaggaccgGCTGGAGTTCATAGACAAGCAGCTGGACCTCCTCACTCAGGACTGCAAGAGCAAGATCAAGAAGATCACTGATGAGGTGGAGAAACag GTGTCCAACGCCATGGCGGAGGAGATCAGGCGTCTCTATGTGCTGGTGGACGAGTTTCACATCGACTTCCATCCCTCTCCTGTGGTGCTGAAGGTCTACAAGAAC gagctGCATCGGCACATTGAGGAAGGCCTGGGCAGAAACATGTCAGAGAGATGTACCACTGCTATCACCGGTGCCCTTCAGACCACACAGACCGAGATGATAG ACGGTCTGAAGCCGCTGCTGCCTGTGCAGGTGCGTGAGCAGGTGGACAAGCTGGCCCCACGCCAGTGCTTCAGCCTGTGCTACGACCTCAACTGCGACAAGCTGTGCGGGGACTTCCAGGAGGACATCGGCTTCCACTTCTCCCTGGGCTGGACCATGCTGGTCAACCGCTTCCTCGGGCCCAAGAACACACGCCGTGCACTCATGGGTTACAACGACCAG gTTCCGCGGCCCCTAGCCATCACCCCGGTCAGCTCCAGCatgccccccttcccccaggGCTCCGTCACCCAGGAGGAGCTCATGGTCTCCATGGTAACCGGCCTGGCATCACTGACCTCGCGCACCTCTATGGGCATCATTGTGGTTGGAGGCGtg atctggAAGGCAGTGGGCTGGCGTCTCATCGCTCTGTCCGTCGGCCTCTACgggctactgtatgtgtatgagcgCCTGACTTGGACCACCAAGGCCAAGGAGCGTGCCTTCAAGAGGCAGTTTGTGGATTACGCCAGCGAGAAGCTCCAGCTCATCGTCAGCTATACAGGGTCCAACTGTAGCCACCAGGTCCAGCa ggagcTGGCGAGCACCTTTGCCCAGCTGTGCCAGCAGGTTGATGTGACGAGGCAGAATCTGGAAGATGAGATTCAGGACATGAACAACAAGATTGAGCAGCTGGACACCCTGCAGAGCAAAGCCAAGCTGCTGag